In Deinococcus humi, the genomic stretch GACCAGCACCATCCCAATCAGGTACTGGCGCTGGTGCATTTTCAGGTAGGGCCACAGGGATCTCAGACTGTCCAAGGAAAACCTCGTCGTGCGGAAAAAAGAAGCGAAGCTTCAGCGGCTGTTCTAGAACACCCAGATTGCGCCTGGAACAGCCCGTGCGGCGGACAGCATACGCCCGATGGCTCAGGAGCGAATGCGCCGAATGGCCCATATGTTTCGGCGTTTCTTGGGAATAGAAGGGGCGACGGGCCACTGTCCAGCACGCAGTGCAGGCTCGTTGTGAATGGCTTTTGGCTCCCCAAGAAAAACTGAAGAGATCCGGTGCCCAGTCCGCTCATGCAGGACATTTATCTGATCAAAGGGCGCTGGAAGCAAAAGAGGCGCGCCCAGTCGCGAATCTGAAGGTGACCAAGCGCCCGCGGAAGATCCAACTGGCAGGTGGACACGCCTCAACACTAACGTCGCACCCACCGAGGTTTGACACCCCCCATAAGCGGTGCTAATATTCCCAGCCGGAAGTGACTGTGCTTGCACACCCTTCCGCACTCAGGCGGGACAGCCCCACCATTGCTCAGGCCACCCTAGCTCAACTGGTAGAGCACCCGATTTGTAATCGGAAGGTTGTCGGTTCGATTCCGATGGGTGGCTCCACAGTTTCACCGACAGCGTCCGTTGACGGCGAAACCTTGACAAATATTCCGGGTAGGTGGCCGAGTGGTTAAAGGCGACAGACTGTAAATCTGTTCACGTACGTGTACGGCGGTTCGAATCCGCCCCTGCCCACCAGCGTTTTACCTCTTTGCGGGAATAGCTCAGTTGGTAGAGCGTCAGCTTCCCAAGCTGAATGTCGCGAGTTCAAGTCTCGTTTCCCGCTTATCTTTCTCCTCTTTTCGCCTTCTCGCTAACGTACGCTTCTGTAGCTCAGTGGCAGAGCACTCCCTTGGTAAGGGAGAGGTCATCAGTTCGAACCTGATCAGAAGCTCCAGCAATCTCGACAGAGTTCCACGGTTTTTTGGAAACGGCCCTCATGTTCTCGTGTGGGCCGCTTTCGATGAATGCCGCAGGGGGTCTCACCCGTCAAAAGTGAGGCAGCTCTTGGCGCGAAGTGGGCAGACGGCTACACTGTCCAGGCTTGTCCGGAAACCGGACAGTCCCCACCAAGCTCTTTCAGTCTTTCTCAGGAGGACACGAACATGGCAAAAGGAACGTTTGAGCGCACGAAGCCGCACGTGAACATCGGGACCATCGGTCACGTGGACCACGGCAAGACCACCCTGACCGCCG encodes the following:
- a CDS encoding GTP-binding protein, with translation MAKGTFERTKPHVNIGTIGHVDHGKTTLTA